One Sinorhizobium arboris LMG 14919 genomic region harbors:
- the dinB gene encoding DNA polymerase IV, translating to MTNDEGNERPRKIIHVDMDAFYASVEQRDNPELRGLPVAVGYPAARGVVAAANYEARKFGVHSAMPSVTAQRKCPDLIFVRPRFDVYKAVSLQIRAIFAEYTPMIEPLSLDEAYLDVTENLKDMEIATEIAAEIRAKIKQVTGLNASAGISYNKFLAKMASDLNKPNGQAVITPKNGQAFVEALPVKKFHGVGPTTAEKMHRLGIETGADLKDKTLEFLVEHFGKSGPYFYGIARGIDNRQVKPDRVRKSVGAEDTFSEDIQSYGPAREGLQPLIEKVWGYCEANEIGAKTVKLKVKYADFSQITRSKTVPAPLQTIGDLEEVVGLLLAPIFPPRRGIRLLGVTLSSLERRTFGVAPQLRLAL from the coding sequence ATGACAAACGACGAAGGCAACGAGCGCCCGCGCAAGATCATACATGTGGACATGGATGCCTTCTATGCATCAGTCGAACAGCGCGACAATCCGGAACTCAGGGGCCTGCCGGTTGCCGTCGGCTATCCTGCTGCCCGCGGCGTGGTGGCGGCCGCCAACTACGAGGCACGCAAGTTCGGCGTTCATTCGGCGATGCCTTCGGTGACCGCTCAACGGAAATGCCCCGACCTCATCTTCGTCAGACCGCGCTTTGACGTCTACAAGGCCGTCTCGTTGCAGATCCGCGCGATCTTCGCCGAATACACGCCGATGATCGAGCCACTCTCGCTCGACGAGGCCTACCTCGACGTCACCGAAAACCTGAAGGACATGGAGATCGCCACCGAGATTGCCGCGGAGATCCGGGCGAAGATCAAGCAGGTCACTGGCCTCAATGCGTCGGCCGGGATTTCCTACAACAAGTTCCTCGCCAAGATGGCATCCGACCTGAACAAGCCCAATGGTCAGGCTGTCATCACGCCGAAGAACGGCCAAGCCTTCGTCGAGGCGCTCCCCGTCAAGAAATTCCATGGCGTAGGTCCCACAACGGCCGAGAAGATGCACCGGCTGGGGATCGAGACGGGCGCAGACCTCAAGGACAAGACACTCGAGTTTCTGGTCGAGCATTTCGGGAAGTCGGGACCCTATTTCTATGGGATCGCCCGCGGCATCGATAATCGCCAGGTCAAGCCGGACCGGGTGCGGAAATCCGTCGGCGCGGAGGACACGTTCTCCGAGGACATCCAGTCCTACGGCCCGGCGCGCGAAGGTCTTCAGCCGCTGATCGAGAAGGTATGGGGCTATTGCGAGGCCAACGAGATCGGCGCCAAGACGGTGAAGCTCAAGGTCAAGTATGCCGACTTCAGCCAGATCACCCGGAGCAAGACGGTTCCGGCACCTCTGCAAACGATCGGCGATCTCGAGGAGGTGGTCGGCCTGCTTCTCGCGCCGATCTTCCCGCCACGCAGAGGAATCCGCCTGCTCGGCGTCACGTTGTCATCGCTGGAACGGCGGACGTTTGGGGTGGCGCCGCAGTTGCGGCTGGCGCTTTAG
- a CDS encoding DUF2252 family protein produces the protein MSIVDQVKKYEDWLATQCDVVEAGLDEKHERMARDPFKFFRATCFRFARKLFDWLPELGGGPLVMNVGDAHIENWGTWRDEEGRLVWGVNDFDEAATLPYVCDLVRLATSARLAPDLPGSEKARVEAIVEGYRRGLEAPGPFFIDDRVPWMQALVNRPATKIDSFRTELSGAAAVVPPPQTSDLLREQLPAGTRDIIFRTWQRGGGSLGRPRYLAIGTWNGGSVVREAKALVPSAWEWANGKIGPVGLFQVVSTGRYRSPDPFLKVRSDFVVRRIASDSQKIDLSKVDAWAYGPDLLAAMGADLAAIHLAGKVSANDINSDLARRESNWLHNASKAAEEFVMKDFEKWKRFQQGDA, from the coding sequence GTGTCGATAGTCGATCAAGTCAAGAAGTATGAGGATTGGCTCGCGACGCAGTGCGACGTCGTGGAGGCGGGGCTTGATGAAAAGCACGAACGGATGGCGCGCGATCCGTTCAAGTTCTTTCGCGCGACATGCTTCCGTTTCGCTCGCAAGCTGTTTGACTGGCTGCCCGAATTGGGTGGCGGGCCTTTGGTGATGAACGTCGGCGACGCTCATATCGAAAACTGGGGCACATGGCGGGACGAGGAAGGACGCCTGGTTTGGGGCGTCAACGACTTCGACGAGGCCGCCACGCTCCCGTACGTCTGCGATCTCGTGCGTCTTGCAACAAGTGCTCGCCTTGCCCCGGATTTACCGGGCAGTGAGAAGGCTCGGGTTGAAGCTATCGTCGAGGGTTATCGGCGCGGCCTTGAAGCGCCCGGCCCATTTTTCATTGATGACAGGGTTCCTTGGATGCAGGCGCTGGTAAACCGACCTGCAACTAAGATCGACTCCTTTCGGACCGAGTTGAGTGGGGCTGCCGCAGTGGTGCCGCCGCCCCAGACTTCCGACTTGTTGAGGGAGCAGCTTCCCGCCGGCACCCGCGACATTATCTTCCGAACCTGGCAGCGCGGCGGCGGTTCACTTGGACGTCCGCGCTACCTTGCGATCGGCACCTGGAATGGCGGAAGCGTCGTGCGTGAGGCAAAAGCACTGGTTCCGTCGGCTTGGGAGTGGGCGAATGGAAAGATCGGCCCCGTCGGACTGTTTCAGGTCGTCTCAACCGGGCGCTATCGCTCACCGGACCCGTTCCTGAAAGTTCGTTCTGACTTCGTCGTCCGCCGTATTGCATCGGATTCGCAAAAGATCGACCTCAGTAAAGTAGACGCTTGGGCCTATGGGCCGGACCTTTTGGCAGCAATGGGAGCAGATCTGGCAGCGATCCATCTTGCGGGAAAAGTAAGCGCCAACGACATCAACAGCGACCTCGCCAGACGCGAGTCGAATTGGCTGCACAACGCCTCGAAGGCTGCGGAAGAATTCGTGATGAAGGACTTCGAAAAGTGGAAGCGCTTTCAGCAGGGGGACGCATGA
- a CDS encoding phospholipase D-like domain-containing protein, which yields MANQEAVEDLIQRHAAIFDSVETITVRAAPTMVHGRPDHSNYHIEVIARRPAALDLPPQIDGIVVLKIAATMEEQALRYNGLTINDADALSREWRTGLLRGADEAPRDYSLLTYKPLNPSKLVEVNEDCELTLHVSPDAGWAVLCEYLTDPSDLNIGMYDLTAPHIVNALEAIGQQGGKLGLCLGPKASLGSGTKAEDIPEADVKARLEAAFGERFRFAWASVGGRKQFPSAYHIKVAVRDAKQFWLSSGNWQSSNQPKRRFAGDAAGTPADGADMARYNREWHIVVKSSKLAEIFKAYLDKDRETSEFDESSPEAGNLTPLPASPVRWPSDDEFTLEFRVPDGPDAALPEAPRPYHKAFPPKKLARRKRRIMPLLTPDNFGEEVLALIESATTKLWFQNQSLSINVTPSPLYRRLVTALREKAWAIENTRIFFRDFIQEDTKDALRALDRDGFPMHKVRVMKNVHTKAILVDDRLTLIGSHNWTNEGTNYNRDASLIIDDKDVNGWYAGVLDHDWNHLAYQLAYDLEVPSAVLPLGGEEIAGIPKRLDPRMDVVKRD from the coding sequence TTGGCGAACCAGGAAGCTGTAGAGGATTTGATTCAACGGCACGCAGCGATATTCGATTCGGTTGAAACGATTACAGTGCGCGCCGCTCCGACAATGGTCCACGGGCGTCCGGACCACAGCAATTATCATATTGAGGTGATCGCGCGGCGGCCCGCCGCGCTGGACCTACCTCCGCAGATCGACGGTATCGTGGTCCTCAAGATTGCCGCGACGATGGAAGAACAGGCGTTGCGATACAACGGCCTCACCATAAATGACGCGGACGCGCTGTCGCGCGAATGGCGAACAGGCCTCCTGCGCGGCGCAGATGAGGCGCCACGCGACTATAGCCTGCTCACCTACAAACCGCTCAACCCGTCAAAGCTCGTCGAAGTGAATGAAGATTGCGAGCTTACGTTGCATGTGAGCCCGGACGCCGGATGGGCGGTCCTGTGCGAGTATCTTACGGACCCCTCCGATCTCAATATCGGGATGTATGATTTGACGGCGCCACACATTGTGAATGCGCTTGAGGCAATCGGGCAGCAAGGCGGCAAGCTTGGCCTATGCCTTGGACCCAAAGCATCGCTGGGCAGCGGGACCAAAGCGGAGGACATTCCTGAAGCCGACGTGAAAGCCCGGCTGGAAGCGGCGTTTGGCGAGCGCTTCCGCTTCGCCTGGGCTTCAGTGGGTGGGCGAAAGCAGTTTCCATCGGCCTATCACATCAAGGTTGCGGTCCGAGACGCTAAGCAGTTCTGGCTGTCAAGTGGCAATTGGCAGAGTTCGAACCAACCAAAGCGTCGGTTCGCAGGTGATGCGGCCGGCACTCCCGCAGATGGCGCCGACATGGCGCGCTACAATCGTGAATGGCATATTGTCGTCAAAAGCTCGAAGCTTGCGGAGATCTTCAAAGCCTATCTCGACAAAGATCGCGAAACCTCTGAATTTGACGAGAGCAGTCCCGAAGCAGGCAACCTCACTCCGCTTCCCGCCTCCCCGGTGCGATGGCCAAGCGATGACGAATTCACATTAGAGTTCCGTGTCCCTGATGGGCCCGACGCGGCGCTCCCCGAGGCGCCGCGTCCGTACCACAAGGCCTTTCCGCCAAAGAAACTAGCGAGGCGCAAGCGGCGTATCATGCCACTGCTCACGCCCGACAATTTCGGAGAAGAGGTACTGGCCCTAATTGAGTCGGCAACGACAAAACTGTGGTTTCAAAACCAGTCCCTTTCGATCAACGTGACACCTTCGCCCTTGTATCGTAGGCTGGTGACCGCTCTGCGAGAGAAGGCTTGGGCTATCGAGAACACCCGAATATTCTTCCGCGATTTCATCCAGGAGGATACGAAGGACGCGCTCCGCGCGCTGGATCGCGATGGCTTCCCGATGCACAAGGTGCGAGTCATGAAGAATGTGCACACCAAGGCTATTCTGGTGGATGATCGTCTCACGCTTATCGGCAGCCATAACTGGACCAACGAGGGTACGAACTACAACCGCGACGCCAGCCTGATCATCGATGACAAGGATGTGAACGGTTGGTATGCCGGGGTGCTCGACCATGACTGGAACCATCTCGCCTATCAGTTAGCTTACGATCTGGAGGTGCCGAGTGCAGTCCTTCCGCTCGGCGGCGAGGAAATCGCCGGCATCCCCAAACGGCTAGATCCACGCATGGACGTGGTCAAGCGAGATTAG
- a CDS encoding trypsin-like serine peptidase, with the protein MFLKPSFYDVRARAPGLTSNQVTIAVPYDGIIDLELKPPQAHAVPTSLSFATSDRTMPIVAFDPDNNPVTALGVVHFNDPKAGHYRAAVLSADRPLELRPFAFPECGDYITLDVAPSLLTGVSAAAVRDLGMTTSEDGVEPAESLGRQAEFRLTSLLAFGAYAAYSARSDVMRRLRAIKLKAINRKSQEAWVTILVGVTGYEPLKGASVKAFLRNVQALLPGGSPGGGDQRLRPIVNLPGTAYLTARCPLGSYSVEVSLPGIPPTRFAMNGMAGRVSTLVIGVADDGNLEVLQYLFKLGGGDLEETDLPLIEKAQRFFVAGRPVPASIIDALLDAKMTDPLTACLAGYALVRDGRREQFRGDFRKGDTSWNEYSAMQNMLNHFGNLCDTHILAGLCAPEDRHSYFSKALECGLPVFADGFRVLIDYFGKALDRYPSEFDRARRTLSIGTAYSSWLSREPQLAVQNGRFEPPPVQWRQLEIERPRIERFLTGCGLVTVVGDKGTQGAGTGFLVAPDLVVTANHVVGQATETARVYFSRADECRVTGGAPGDGILCECLAIYPEARVALLRLMEPLNSTFVLPVSELDHGKPGRAICVLGYNVDLKSSVVRKFLLPGFILAAVDEGETFDHDASTVGGSGGAPVLDVETGTVIGMHWGGMAEGGYKRNRASRFLRPFIWETAGQAEAGG; encoded by the coding sequence TTGTTTCTAAAACCTAGTTTTTATGACGTCCGAGCACGCGCGCCTGGCCTCACTTCCAACCAGGTGACGATCGCCGTACCGTATGACGGGATCATCGACCTGGAGCTTAAACCTCCGCAGGCCCACGCGGTCCCCACCAGTCTATCGTTCGCGACAAGCGATCGCACCATGCCCATCGTCGCCTTCGACCCCGACAATAATCCCGTCACGGCTCTTGGTGTTGTCCATTTCAACGATCCCAAAGCCGGCCACTATCGCGCCGCCGTACTGAGCGCTGATCGGCCGCTCGAGTTGCGGCCGTTCGCGTTTCCTGAATGCGGAGACTACATCACTTTAGACGTGGCGCCGTCCTTACTGACCGGCGTAAGCGCCGCGGCGGTCCGCGACCTCGGCATGACCACGAGCGAGGACGGTGTCGAGCCCGCTGAGAGTTTGGGGCGCCAGGCAGAATTCAGGCTAACCTCGCTTCTCGCCTTTGGCGCCTACGCCGCATATTCTGCCCGTTCTGACGTTATGCGCCGTCTCCGGGCAATCAAGCTCAAGGCGATCAACCGCAAGTCCCAGGAAGCCTGGGTCACCATCCTCGTTGGGGTAACCGGATACGAACCGCTCAAGGGAGCAAGCGTCAAGGCGTTTCTGAGAAATGTGCAAGCCTTGTTGCCAGGTGGTTCGCCCGGCGGCGGCGATCAACGCCTGCGCCCCATTGTCAATCTCCCAGGAACAGCTTACTTGACTGCACGCTGCCCGCTCGGCAGCTACTCCGTCGAAGTGTCTTTGCCCGGCATACCGCCGACCCGCTTTGCGATGAACGGCATGGCAGGGCGAGTCTCGACCCTTGTGATCGGCGTTGCCGACGACGGAAATCTTGAGGTCCTGCAATACCTTTTTAAACTGGGCGGCGGTGACCTTGAAGAAACCGATTTGCCGTTGATCGAGAAAGCGCAGCGATTTTTCGTGGCCGGCCGACCGGTGCCCGCCTCGATCATCGATGCGCTGCTCGACGCCAAGATGACCGATCCGCTCACCGCGTGCCTCGCCGGCTACGCACTCGTCCGCGATGGCAGGCGCGAGCAATTTCGCGGCGACTTTCGGAAAGGCGACACCAGTTGGAACGAATACTCGGCAATGCAGAACATGCTCAATCATTTCGGTAATCTTTGCGACACGCACATCCTTGCAGGGCTCTGCGCGCCTGAAGACCGGCATAGCTATTTCTCCAAGGCGCTCGAATGCGGTCTCCCCGTTTTTGCCGACGGATTTCGAGTGTTGATAGATTATTTCGGCAAGGCGCTCGATCGGTACCCTTCCGAATTTGATCGCGCGCGGCGCACACTTTCGATCGGCACCGCCTATTCTTCCTGGCTTTCTCGCGAGCCACAACTTGCCGTGCAAAATGGCCGCTTTGAGCCTCCCCCCGTTCAGTGGCGCCAGCTTGAGATCGAACGTCCTCGAATCGAACGCTTTCTAACGGGATGCGGGCTGGTTACCGTAGTCGGGGACAAAGGCACTCAGGGCGCGGGAACCGGATTTCTTGTGGCGCCAGACCTGGTGGTGACCGCAAACCACGTTGTCGGGCAGGCGACTGAGACGGCGCGGGTCTATTTCTCCAGAGCCGACGAATGCCGGGTCACCGGCGGTGCCCCAGGCGATGGGATCCTTTGCGAATGCCTGGCGATTTACCCTGAAGCGCGCGTCGCCCTTCTTCGCCTCATGGAGCCCCTCAACTCCACCTTCGTGCTTCCAGTTTCTGAACTGGATCACGGCAAACCGGGCCGTGCTATCTGTGTGCTTGGCTATAACGTGGATCTCAAAAGCAGCGTAGTGCGTAAGTTTCTGCTCCCTGGCTTCATACTAGCCGCCGTTGACGAGGGCGAGACCTTTGACCACGACGCGTCAACCGTTGGCGGCAGCGGCGGAGCTCCGGTGCTGGATGTCGAAACTGGCACGGTAATCGGCATGCACTGGGGCGGTATGGCCGAGGGTGGCTACAAGCGCAACCGTGCCAGCCGCTTTCTCAGGCCGTTTATCTGGGAGACCGCGGGGCAGGCCGAAGCCGGCGGCTAA
- a CDS encoding caspase family protein — MTCHCIAIGIDAYKSPAWKLGACAADAIRFADWAIGSGGVDPSNLRMMVAPPGGAPAKVDLPDSGVRVANVAPTRKAIMALLLTEIRKRNWGASDRLYFYFAGHGCSHEWARGQRPEPVLFPLDVKELPIDSNLLLGFEDILSPLRAYGPRNQLIFIDACRDFALADYASTAGASVGRYLRPVLDDAGCAQNILYATAPGERSLELGSGYGVFATALLEGLNGHPAALQRLAGQTDYQLTFARLAAYVRKMVETRIRRFLLDTPYRYVQAPEIDPDARQPEFEIATIDAARVPPQPLHVRVTPGDKINEG; from the coding sequence ATGACGTGCCATTGCATCGCGATCGGAATCGACGCCTATAAGAGCCCGGCCTGGAAGCTCGGCGCCTGTGCCGCCGACGCGATCCGCTTTGCTGACTGGGCGATCGGTTCGGGAGGCGTCGACCCGTCAAATCTGCGCATGATGGTGGCGCCACCGGGCGGCGCGCCGGCTAAGGTCGATTTACCGGACAGCGGGGTGCGCGTTGCCAACGTTGCGCCAACACGCAAGGCGATCATGGCACTGCTGCTCACGGAAATCCGCAAGCGAAATTGGGGCGCCAGCGATCGGCTTTACTTCTACTTTGCCGGCCATGGCTGCTCGCATGAATGGGCGAGGGGCCAACGCCCCGAGCCCGTGCTCTTCCCGCTCGATGTGAAGGAGCTTCCAATCGACAGCAATCTTCTACTGGGATTTGAGGACATATTGAGTCCCCTTCGCGCATATGGTCCCAGAAATCAATTGATCTTCATCGATGCCTGTCGCGACTTTGCCCTTGCTGATTATGCTTCAACCGCCGGCGCGTCGGTCGGTCGCTATCTCCGTCCCGTCCTCGACGATGCGGGATGCGCGCAGAATATTCTCTACGCAACCGCGCCTGGTGAGCGATCGCTCGAGCTCGGTTCGGGATACGGGGTATTCGCGACCGCGCTGCTTGAGGGCCTGAACGGGCATCCGGCAGCACTTCAGCGGCTTGCGGGCCAGACCGACTATCAGCTGACCTTCGCGCGCCTCGCCGCTTATGTACGCAAGATGGTCGAGACGCGGATCCGCCGTTTTCTCCTCGATACGCCGTATCGTTATGTCCAGGCCCCCGAAATCGACCCGGATGCCCGCCAGCCCGAGTTCGAGATCGCAACGATTGACGCGGCTCGCGTGCCGCCACAACCCCTGCATGTCCGAGTTACCCCAGGTGACAAAATCAATGAGGGCTGA
- a CDS encoding trypsin-like serine peptidase produces the protein MRAFDDKLPLDLIDFSQYLPDLTTPGFDPDTIRSNLKSNLRLRSIVAGLPVNDAAAAASEALVEAGISATLKSINDPGVELDPAEILGQEAVIRLTERPALLVKNDSFALPPQRWARLDSPYRSDVERLLPLVGRVDMATGNTRTMLGTAFVVSEDLIMTNMHVVELFADPAPDYSRWVIRHGALPTVDFKAEHDIPTRKQFKITDVVLGHNRFEAERMKSLDLALLRVERLSFAPAGVFLPKPVALSSAAPSDDDDKDLYLVGYPWTDNENVVPPEIMQAIFNDIYQAKRLQPGEYGAAFDDFLAFSHDCSTLGGNSGSCVVDLQAGKVIGLHFRGLYKRSNYALQIWRLKETLSGYGLNFQ, from the coding sequence GTGCGAGCATTTGATGATAAGCTGCCGCTGGACTTAATCGACTTCTCGCAATATCTGCCGGACCTCACTACCCCCGGCTTTGACCCCGACACCATCAGATCAAACCTCAAGTCCAATCTTCGTCTGCGCTCAATCGTCGCTGGATTGCCAGTCAACGATGCGGCCGCAGCGGCGAGTGAGGCGTTGGTTGAGGCCGGCATTTCCGCCACCCTCAAGTCGATCAATGACCCTGGCGTCGAACTAGACCCTGCCGAAATACTTGGACAAGAGGCAGTCATTCGATTGACCGAGCGACCTGCGCTGCTTGTAAAAAACGACAGCTTTGCGTTGCCGCCGCAGCGTTGGGCGCGGCTGGATTCGCCATATCGGTCGGATGTCGAGCGGTTACTCCCTCTGGTCGGCCGTGTGGATATGGCCACCGGCAACACGCGCACGATGCTTGGCACGGCCTTTGTCGTCAGCGAAGATCTCATTATGACCAACATGCACGTGGTTGAATTGTTCGCCGACCCCGCGCCAGATTATAGCCGCTGGGTGATCCGCCACGGCGCCTTGCCAACGGTCGATTTCAAAGCAGAGCATGACATTCCAACCCGCAAGCAATTTAAGATCACCGATGTGGTACTCGGTCACAATCGCTTCGAGGCGGAGAGGATGAAAAGCCTGGATCTCGCACTTCTGCGGGTCGAGCGGCTTTCGTTCGCTCCTGCTGGCGTTTTCCTGCCGAAACCTGTTGCGCTGAGCAGTGCGGCGCCAAGCGACGACGACGACAAAGACCTTTATCTCGTGGGCTATCCCTGGACCGATAACGAGAATGTCGTGCCGCCCGAAATTATGCAGGCGATTTTTAACGACATCTACCAGGCGAAACGGCTGCAGCCCGGTGAATATGGAGCGGCGTTCGACGATTTTCTCGCTTTCTCGCATGATTGTTCGACATTAGGTGGAAATAGCGGTTCCTGTGTCGTCGATCTCCAGGCGGGCAAGGTCATCGGTCTTCATTTCCGTGGACTCTACAAGCGTTCAAACTATGCCCTCCAGATCTGGCGCCTTAAGGAGACCCTTTCCGGCTACGGGCTGAACTTTCAGTGA
- a CDS encoding DUF2971 domain-containing protein: MKLIFKYFSESVVERVFVRDGHVGFKCSLPKDYNDPFELFLGVDLEQGSDLLATYSEVVQEIPSLLTTCFSKSPVVTPMWAHYGNNHKGFVIGFDVAELQEVFQDLLVREISYRDRPSETLISFAEMAAHRKKPRDAMALRNAVLYQAYFSKYLEWSYEQEVRAVNIDEYVENVSGNKILYVPKQCVAAIVSGAKSSSQTRDALQEVAQELGADFYIGRIGRSYPMPYLITDAGSSRVFSDSEISPPIAECAECTEPLRDKGGLCPWCSVDDAHRMAAAMNNPFRILEHYGLLEEYIENYPVGPRKPYQ, from the coding sequence ATGAAATTGATCTTCAAGTACTTTTCAGAGAGCGTTGTTGAACGCGTTTTTGTTCGTGATGGCCATGTCGGCTTCAAGTGCAGCCTGCCAAAGGATTACAACGATCCGTTCGAACTTTTCCTAGGCGTAGACCTTGAACAAGGCTCCGACCTGCTGGCGACTTACAGCGAGGTGGTCCAGGAAATTCCGTCGCTGTTGACCACCTGCTTCTCGAAATCACCCGTCGTGACCCCAATGTGGGCACACTACGGAAACAATCACAAAGGATTCGTGATCGGGTTCGACGTTGCCGAGCTGCAAGAGGTCTTCCAAGATCTTCTGGTCCGCGAGATTTCGTACCGAGACCGACCAAGTGAGACGCTGATTTCGTTCGCGGAGATGGCAGCTCACCGGAAGAAGCCAAGGGACGCCATGGCCCTTCGGAACGCTGTACTTTATCAAGCTTACTTTTCGAAGTATCTGGAATGGAGCTACGAGCAGGAAGTGCGCGCCGTCAATATCGACGAATATGTCGAGAACGTGAGCGGCAATAAGATTCTCTATGTCCCCAAGCAATGTGTCGCGGCGATAGTCTCCGGTGCCAAGTCTTCCTCGCAGACGAGAGATGCTCTTCAGGAGGTAGCGCAAGAGCTCGGCGCCGACTTCTATATCGGGAGAATAGGTCGCAGCTATCCGATGCCTTACCTCATCACAGACGCGGGGAGTAGCAGAGTGTTTTCGGACTCGGAGATATCACCTCCGATCGCGGAATGCGCTGAATGTACCGAGCCACTAAGGGACAAGGGAGGTCTCTGTCCGTGGTGTTCGGTCGATGACGCTCACCGGATGGCCGCCGCCATGAACAATCCCTTTAGGATACTTGAGCACTATGGGCTTCTTGAAGAATACATTGAAAATTACCCGGTGGGGCCAAGAAAGCCGTACCAGTAG